One genomic window of Polyangium aurulentum includes the following:
- a CDS encoding GNAT family N-acetyltransferase, translating to MTTTPSLHVRGARPEDLPSIGRLGAALVRHHHSLDPLRFFTAEHLEEGYASFLGGELGRKRSVLLVAELRGEGSAGTVVGYAWGRLEGRDWANLLDACGKLHDVYVDPSARTLGGGRALCEEMIRRLTDMGAPRIVLSTAAGNAPAQRLFDSLGFRRTMIEMTREGDT from the coding sequence ATGACCACCACGCCCTCTCTTCACGTCCGCGGCGCCCGCCCGGAAGATTTGCCGTCTATCGGCCGCCTCGGCGCAGCCCTCGTCCGCCACCATCATTCCCTCGATCCTCTCCGGTTTTTCACGGCCGAGCACCTCGAAGAGGGCTACGCCTCGTTCCTCGGCGGCGAGCTCGGACGCAAGCGCTCCGTGCTCCTCGTCGCCGAGCTGCGGGGCGAAGGGAGCGCGGGGACGGTCGTCGGCTACGCCTGGGGCCGCCTCGAGGGTCGCGACTGGGCAAACCTCCTCGACGCCTGCGGCAAGCTCCACGACGTCTACGTCGACCCCTCCGCGCGCACCCTCGGCGGGGGCCGCGCGCTGTGCGAGGAGATGATCCGGCGCCTCACGGACATGGGCGCCCCCCGCATCGTGCTCTCGACCGCGGCGGGCAACGCGCCCGCGCAGCGGCTATTCGATTCGCTCGGCTTCCGCCGCACGATGATCGAGATGACCCGCGAAGGGGACACCTGA
- a CDS encoding response regulator transcription factor, translating into MAGDAATRYLGTLVVDLKELEGKLVELPSGGKRGLRREKEGFAEVLDELGESIPKHERGSSVFSEVHARILSATDTLEKVREARALIDKLSQVLEASEAKIEHDRENDLSVLVDIIKSTAKRKDPAIVTVFEKTLKYSSQIADKAARTRRRNAAMAQGDGATRPTPEIDMAPQPSIPPESTATKRVLVIDDDQDVRVSLGLYLGASYAVRAADCGAKALELLEREPVDVIVLDLMMPAMDGAAFMRALAAQGCATPVLVLSARHDAQEIAKRIGAADVLVKPFDMAELEDKLSRLLGPGSGGDGPPSSQKVPAGTNGAGQAQRWY; encoded by the coding sequence ATGGCTGGGGATGCTGCCACGCGGTATTTAGGGACGCTCGTCGTGGACCTGAAAGAGCTCGAGGGCAAGCTCGTGGAGCTGCCTTCGGGTGGGAAGCGAGGATTGCGGCGAGAGAAGGAAGGCTTTGCAGAGGTGCTCGACGAGCTTGGCGAATCCATCCCCAAGCACGAGCGCGGCTCCTCCGTCTTCTCCGAGGTCCACGCGCGCATCCTCTCGGCCACCGACACCCTCGAGAAGGTCCGCGAAGCCCGCGCCTTGATCGACAAGCTCTCCCAGGTGCTCGAGGCGAGCGAGGCGAAGATCGAGCACGACCGCGAGAACGACCTCAGCGTCCTCGTCGACATCATCAAATCGACGGCGAAACGCAAAGACCCGGCCATCGTCACGGTCTTCGAAAAGACCCTCAAGTACAGCTCCCAGATCGCCGACAAAGCCGCCAGGACGCGCCGCCGCAACGCCGCGATGGCCCAAGGCGACGGGGCGACGCGACCGACGCCCGAGATCGACATGGCGCCCCAGCCCTCCATCCCTCCCGAGAGCACGGCGACCAAGCGGGTCCTCGTCATCGACGACGATCAGGATGTGCGCGTCTCGCTCGGGCTCTACCTGGGCGCGAGCTACGCGGTGCGGGCCGCGGACTGCGGGGCCAAAGCGCTCGAGTTGCTCGAGCGCGAGCCGGTCGACGTCATCGTCCTCGACCTCATGATGCCCGCCATGGACGGGGCCGCGTTCATGCGCGCGCTCGCGGCGCAGGGCTGCGCCACCCCGGTGCTGGTCCTTTCCGCGCGCCACGACGCCCAGGAGATCGCCAAGCGCATCGGCGCAGCGGACGTCCTCGTCAAGCCGTTCGACATGGCCGAGCTCGAGGACAAGCTCTCGCGCCTCCTCGGGCCGGGCAGCGGCGGCGACGGGCCGCCCTCCTCGCAGAAGGTCCCCGCCGGCACGAACGGCGCCGGCCAAGCCCAGCGCTGGTATTGA
- a CDS encoding SixA phosphatase family protein, which produces MELLLIRHGEAVEAAPGLGDTGRWLTAKGRRQTRKVASWLAKKSVRRPVTLWTSPLVRAVQTAEIVAERVGLEDDVVAIRELAQGADPAELLRLVTGHRGPSPLGLVGHEPGLSALARLLLGSHVPWPGIKKSGVAALALGEAADGRVQACFRFLLVPKGMQRIRELGDEAADGQGQEAQA; this is translated from the coding sequence ATGGAGCTTTTGCTCATCCGACATGGAGAGGCTGTCGAGGCTGCGCCAGGCCTCGGGGACACGGGCCGCTGGCTCACCGCGAAGGGCCGCCGCCAGACGCGCAAGGTGGCGTCGTGGCTGGCCAAGAAGAGCGTGCGCCGCCCCGTCACGCTCTGGACCAGCCCTCTCGTGCGGGCCGTGCAAACGGCCGAGATCGTCGCCGAGCGGGTGGGGCTCGAGGACGACGTGGTCGCGATTCGCGAGCTCGCGCAGGGAGCGGATCCCGCCGAGCTCTTGCGCCTCGTCACGGGCCACCGCGGTCCGAGCCCGCTCGGGCTGGTCGGCCACGAGCCGGGCTTGTCGGCGCTCGCGCGTCTCTTGCTCGGCAGCCACGTGCCCTGGCCGGGCATCAAGAAGAGCGGCGTCGCGGCGCTCGCGCTCGGCGAGGCGGCCGATGGCCGCGTGCAGGCGTGCTTCCGGTTCCTGCTCGTGCCGAAGGGAATGCAGCGCATTCGCGAGCTCGGCGACGAGGCCGCGGACGGGCAGGGGCAAGAAGCGCAGGCGTAG
- a CDS encoding AAA family ATPase — protein MSTDEISSPAASEPSDAELLQRTASAAVRLREAVAKAVVGQDAVVEAMLVTLAARGHALLVGVPGLAKTLLVASLARALDLSFGRVQFTPDLLPADITGTDVLHEQHGSRTLRFMPGPIFHNLILADEINRTPPKTQAALLEAMQERKVTVGTTTHPLPDPFQVFATRNPIEQEGTYPLPEAQLDRFLLEIHVDYPNEQEEREVARRTTSGKAPAIEPVLHAEDVRAIGKLVPRIPITDEAVDLAVTLARATRPKSERAAREVKEYVRYGAGPRGSQALVLAAKARAALRGEAAADVDDVRAMLTPALRHRIVLSYRAEADGVRDVDVLEAVAKATR, from the coding sequence ATGAGCACCGATGAAATTTCCTCCCCTGCGGCGTCCGAGCCCTCGGATGCCGAGCTGCTCCAGCGCACCGCCAGCGCCGCCGTGAGGCTTCGCGAGGCCGTCGCGAAGGCCGTCGTGGGGCAGGACGCCGTGGTCGAGGCCATGCTGGTCACGCTCGCCGCCCGCGGCCACGCGCTGCTCGTCGGTGTGCCGGGGCTCGCCAAGACGCTGCTCGTTGCCTCGCTCGCCCGAGCGCTCGACCTGTCGTTCGGCCGCGTGCAGTTCACGCCGGACCTCTTGCCGGCGGACATCACGGGCACCGACGTGCTCCACGAGCAGCACGGCAGCCGCACGCTGCGCTTCATGCCCGGGCCGATCTTCCACAACCTGATCCTGGCCGACGAGATCAACCGCACGCCGCCGAAGACGCAGGCGGCGCTGCTCGAGGCGATGCAGGAGCGCAAGGTGACGGTCGGCACCACGACGCACCCTTTGCCCGACCCTTTCCAGGTGTTCGCGACGCGAAACCCGATCGAGCAGGAGGGCACCTATCCCTTGCCCGAGGCGCAGCTCGACCGCTTCCTGCTCGAGATTCACGTGGATTATCCGAACGAGCAAGAAGAGCGTGAGGTCGCGCGCCGCACGACGAGCGGCAAGGCCCCCGCGATCGAGCCGGTGCTGCACGCCGAGGACGTGCGTGCGATTGGCAAGCTCGTGCCGCGCATCCCGATCACGGACGAGGCGGTGGATCTCGCCGTCACGCTCGCGCGCGCGACCCGCCCGAAATCGGAGCGCGCCGCCAGGGAGGTGAAGGAGTACGTGCGTTACGGGGCAGGCCCGCGCGGCAGCCAGGCGCTCGTGCTCGCGGCGAAGGCGCGCGCGGCGCTGCGGGGCGAGGCCGCAGCCGACGTGGACGACGTGCGCGCGATGCTGACGCCCGCGCTCCGGCACCGGATCGTGCTGTCGTACCGGGCAGAGGCGGACGGGGTGCGGGACGTGGACGTGCTCGAGGCGGTGGCGAAGGCGACGCGATAG
- a CDS encoding TetR/AcrR family transcriptional regulator, translating to MSNWSVVSYVNVRELRDRLAGLVGDIDPESPKGKKRLRILQAAAELFAVQGYRKTNIDEIARASGVAKGTVYLYFANKAEVLLAVIAYEKQRSLPLIEQLFDTSIPPRARLRHWVTITIRVVASSPLLARLTEGNQELLSALSELDPAMVAQASADHREMLAGLLDEVAAPRKWSEGERRERIAVIDALPYLAPLLRNEHLRQGMSIERFAEVMASVVVDGMQPGKEGGG from the coding sequence ATGTCAAACTGGTCAGTCGTGAGCTACGTGAACGTCCGTGAGCTGAGAGATCGGCTGGCTGGTTTGGTGGGTGACATCGACCCGGAGAGCCCGAAGGGGAAGAAGCGGCTGCGCATCCTCCAGGCGGCGGCCGAGCTGTTCGCCGTGCAGGGCTACCGCAAGACCAACATCGACGAGATCGCCCGGGCGTCCGGCGTGGCCAAGGGGACGGTCTACCTCTATTTCGCGAACAAGGCCGAGGTGCTGCTCGCGGTGATTGCCTACGAGAAGCAGCGGTCGCTGCCGTTGATCGAGCAGCTCTTCGACACGAGCATCCCGCCCCGCGCGCGCCTGCGGCACTGGGTGACCATCACGATCCGCGTGGTCGCGAGCTCGCCCCTCCTCGCCCGCCTGACGGAGGGCAATCAGGAGCTGTTGTCGGCGCTCTCGGAGCTGGACCCCGCGATGGTCGCCCAGGCGAGCGCCGATCACCGCGAGATGCTGGCGGGGCTGCTCGACGAGGTCGCCGCGCCGCGAAAGTGGAGCGAAGGGGAGCGCAGGGAGCGGATCGCGGTGATCGACGCGCTGCCCTATCTGGCGCCCTTGCTCCGCAACGAGCACCTCCGCCAGGGAATGAGCATCGAGCGATTCGCAGAGGTGATGGCCTCGGTCGTGGTCGACGGGATGCAGCCGGGCAAGGAAGGCGGGGGGTGA
- a CDS encoding AAA-like domain-containing protein — MATLRWLHLTDLHVGMPEQQTSWPSIQAKLQDDLKRTQRFAGGPFDLVLFSGDLVQRGTADEYKKLDEVLEALWSDLRGQGSDPVLLAVPGNHDLVRPEEHLPAVRELLRWSNDPEVAGFFWDEVKGKEYRKVVTDAFAPYSEWIQRWRAQHPSPSWVTIDDGHLPGDFAATIQRDGMTLGIVGLNSAFLQLGKRVGPGGIAVHPHQLRAVCGGNPHGWADRHDIGLLMTHHPPEWLSLAAQADYQADMLLPQWFAAHVCGHLHEPLADVRSVGGALPNRLFQGASLFGLEKWEHANGERTKRIMGYAVARLDRNDARFTLRLWPRRAVEGPMRRYELAADQERFTLDEEAQNSVAWDLGERRTAPRATATTMPAIGGRAPEPPGRGYDPHWYVPPPNNPEPVALAVLAQQGAPVLLTSAPMFGKTTMLQRLVSALREQDRKNSSPGVVVTLDLGTLTDAALVEPATCMREIGDLLVEQFARALVAAGEAAPSTAGWVDEVWGRPGAAERRLRALFERRILSGSRARVVLALDRFERLVGKPSGPAVARLLRSFGESGRDDERWAKVRLLIAATGSSLVLNTRVDAVSELFSAIFTVHLEPFGLRELRQLDERYELHWSDEDLRQLHALTGGWPYICRRILFLAATGVPKAELLSLEPLKRDHCALQLKQLWLHVGEHDHLRRLVCAMVKGSSLEAKDLQDLREAGLTRRDEAGTGYEISSALVKSYFEERC; from the coding sequence ATGGCGACCCTCCGCTGGCTCCACCTGACAGATCTGCACGTCGGGATGCCCGAGCAGCAGACGTCCTGGCCGAGCATACAGGCCAAACTCCAGGATGATCTGAAGAGAACCCAGCGCTTCGCAGGAGGACCGTTCGATCTGGTCCTGTTCTCGGGCGATCTGGTCCAGCGCGGTACCGCTGACGAGTACAAGAAGCTCGACGAGGTGCTGGAGGCGCTGTGGTCCGATCTCCGCGGGCAGGGGTCGGACCCAGTGCTGCTCGCGGTCCCGGGCAACCATGACCTCGTGAGGCCCGAGGAGCATCTCCCTGCAGTCCGCGAGCTGCTCCGATGGAGCAACGACCCAGAGGTGGCTGGGTTCTTCTGGGATGAGGTCAAGGGAAAGGAGTACCGCAAGGTCGTCACAGACGCCTTCGCACCGTACAGCGAATGGATCCAGCGATGGCGCGCCCAGCACCCGTCGCCGTCCTGGGTGACGATCGATGACGGGCATCTCCCAGGTGACTTCGCGGCCACGATCCAGCGTGATGGGATGACGCTCGGGATCGTGGGCCTCAATTCAGCGTTCTTGCAGCTCGGCAAGCGCGTGGGGCCGGGTGGTATCGCGGTCCATCCGCATCAGCTTCGAGCCGTCTGCGGCGGCAATCCCCATGGATGGGCCGACAGGCACGACATCGGTTTGCTGATGACGCATCACCCGCCCGAGTGGTTGAGCCTTGCTGCGCAGGCGGACTATCAAGCGGACATGTTGTTACCCCAATGGTTCGCCGCGCACGTCTGCGGTCATTTGCACGAGCCGCTGGCAGATGTCCGGAGCGTCGGCGGAGCTCTTCCGAATCGCCTGTTCCAGGGGGCCTCCTTGTTCGGTCTGGAAAAATGGGAGCACGCGAACGGGGAACGGACGAAGCGAATCATGGGGTATGCGGTCGCCAGGCTCGACCGGAACGACGCGCGCTTCACCCTGCGACTGTGGCCTCGGCGCGCGGTCGAGGGTCCAATGCGTCGATACGAACTCGCGGCGGATCAAGAGCGATTCACGCTGGACGAGGAAGCACAGAACTCCGTGGCCTGGGATCTCGGTGAGCGCCGCACGGCGCCGCGCGCCACTGCGACGACGATGCCCGCCATCGGAGGCAGAGCCCCCGAGCCGCCCGGACGCGGCTACGATCCCCACTGGTACGTTCCGCCGCCGAACAATCCCGAGCCGGTCGCGCTCGCGGTGCTCGCGCAGCAGGGGGCTCCCGTGCTGCTGACCTCGGCGCCCATGTTCGGGAAGACCACCATGCTCCAGCGGCTGGTGTCCGCTCTGCGCGAGCAGGATCGAAAAAACAGCTCCCCGGGCGTGGTGGTGACGCTCGACCTCGGGACGCTCACCGACGCGGCGCTGGTGGAGCCCGCGACCTGCATGCGCGAGATTGGGGATCTCCTGGTCGAGCAATTCGCGCGGGCGCTGGTCGCCGCGGGAGAAGCTGCGCCCAGCACCGCAGGCTGGGTGGACGAGGTATGGGGTCGCCCGGGAGCCGCAGAGCGCCGTTTACGCGCGCTGTTCGAGCGGCGCATTCTTTCGGGCTCCCGTGCCCGGGTCGTTCTGGCCCTGGATCGGTTCGAGCGGCTGGTGGGCAAACCCTCGGGTCCGGCCGTGGCCAGGCTCCTCCGGAGCTTCGGCGAGAGCGGACGGGACGACGAACGCTGGGCCAAGGTCCGGCTGTTGATCGCTGCCACGGGTTCGAGCCTCGTGCTCAACACGCGCGTCGATGCGGTCTCCGAGCTGTTCAGCGCGATCTTCACCGTGCACCTCGAGCCCTTCGGCCTGCGTGAGCTGAGGCAGCTCGACGAACGCTACGAGCTCCACTGGTCTGACGAAGACCTCCGACAACTGCACGCGCTCACGGGAGGATGGCCTTACATCTGCCGGCGGATCCTGTTCCTCGCGGCCACCGGCGTGCCCAAGGCCGAGCTGCTCTCGCTGGAGCCGTTGAAGCGAGACCACTGCGCGCTCCAGCTCAAGCAGCTCTGGCTGCACGTTGGCGAGCATGATCATCTGCGGCGGCTGGTCTGCGCGATGGTCAAAGGCTCGAGCCTCGAGGCCAAGGATCTCCAGGATCTCCGCGAAGCGGGGCTGACTCGCCGCGACGAGGCCGGAACGGGGTACGAGATCTCCTCCGCGCTGGTGAAGAGCTACTTCGAGGAGCGCTGCTGA
- a CDS encoding Coq4 family protein, producing the protein MPTWRQTLEMIRASRAGMPLGDLAVMKFDMLWHPPQEQQDRLRSHSNPCLDIDMNALRALPDGTVGREYARHLDENGLKQLTVSPAMKERYADKPYALRYTTTHDLFHVLTGFSTMPAGEIGLYAFMIAQGFADGSRQRLWSSAAAYIAFAPTHAPGILHNIKVGTEMGKKAKPLLEQPLETYLAEPIDAVRKRLGIPDPASAGIARGRQSAVFKWLIPKLMPKERPNTTAALGAT; encoded by the coding sequence ATGCCGACCTGGAGACAAACCCTCGAGATGATCCGAGCCAGCCGCGCGGGCATGCCGCTGGGCGACCTCGCGGTGATGAAGTTCGACATGCTCTGGCACCCGCCCCAGGAGCAGCAAGATCGGCTGCGCTCGCACAGCAATCCGTGCCTCGACATCGACATGAACGCGCTGCGCGCGCTGCCCGACGGCACCGTGGGCCGCGAGTACGCGAGGCACCTCGACGAGAACGGCCTGAAGCAGCTCACGGTGAGCCCCGCGATGAAGGAGCGCTACGCGGACAAACCCTACGCGCTGCGCTACACGACCACGCACGACCTCTTTCACGTGCTGACCGGCTTTTCGACGATGCCGGCGGGGGAGATCGGGCTGTACGCGTTCATGATCGCCCAGGGCTTCGCCGACGGCAGCCGCCAGCGCCTCTGGTCGAGCGCGGCGGCATACATCGCGTTCGCGCCGACACACGCCCCCGGGATCCTGCACAACATCAAGGTCGGGACCGAGATGGGCAAGAAGGCCAAACCGCTGCTCGAGCAGCCGCTCGAGACCTATCTGGCCGAGCCCATCGACGCCGTCCGCAAGCGGCTCGGCATCCCCGATCCCGCGAGCGCCGGCATCGCGCGGGGGCGGCAGAGCGCAGTGTTCAAATGGCTCATCCCCAAGCTCATGCCCAAGGAGCGGCCGAATACGACGGCCGCCCTCGGCGCGACCTGA
- a CDS encoding class I SAM-dependent DNA methyltransferase, protein MSGAPSLHHQSPEGERQVVLFDVIGERYDALFPEKGAQIAAGRWLCDRLRPLARVLDAGCGTGVPTARALVQAGHDVLGVDVSNTMLQAARRNVPGARFERMDMTSLDLPERSLDAVTAFFSLLMLSRESIAKTLGSFARFLRPGGYLLVAMVEGDFDSLELPFAGVTGRFSAYPQADFAALLEETGFDVLQSEGVTYRPTSPDLHPERQLFYYCQLRMC, encoded by the coding sequence ATGTCCGGTGCACCTTCGCTTCACCATCAGTCGCCCGAGGGCGAACGTCAGGTTGTCCTGTTCGACGTGATCGGCGAACGGTACGACGCGCTCTTCCCCGAGAAGGGCGCGCAGATCGCGGCAGGGCGCTGGCTGTGCGACCGGTTGCGTCCTCTCGCCCGCGTGCTCGACGCGGGGTGTGGCACGGGCGTGCCGACGGCGCGGGCGCTCGTGCAGGCGGGGCACGACGTGCTCGGGGTCGACGTGTCCAATACGATGCTGCAAGCCGCGCGCAGGAACGTGCCCGGGGCGCGCTTCGAGCGGATGGACATGACGAGCCTCGATCTGCCCGAGCGATCGCTCGACGCCGTGACGGCGTTCTTCTCCCTGCTGATGCTGAGCCGCGAATCGATCGCGAAGACGCTCGGGTCGTTCGCGCGGTTCCTGCGGCCGGGGGGCTACCTGCTCGTGGCGATGGTCGAGGGCGATTTCGATTCGCTCGAGCTGCCCTTCGCGGGCGTGACCGGGCGGTTCTCCGCCTATCCACAGGCGGATTTCGCCGCCCTCCTGGAGGAGACGGGCTTCGACGTCCTGCAATCCGAGGGAGTGACCTACCGCCCGACCTCCCCGGACTTGCACCCCGAGCGGCAGCTCTTCTATTATTGCCAGCTCCGGATGTGCTGA
- a CDS encoding nuclear transport factor 2 family protein, with protein MTETEARQLITEYFRAAVCEPDPDVYLSLLTPDAVLEDPVGTPPYRGRDAIARFLRPSKATIERGEFSVGEIFACGNECTARWTVRAWFKTGQHVVIEGTGLFVFDEERKIRQIREFWDSPELKALMSGA; from the coding sequence TTGACGGAGACGGAAGCTCGTCAGCTCATTACCGAGTATTTTCGGGCCGCTGTTTGCGAGCCCGACCCCGATGTTTACCTGAGCCTGCTCACGCCGGATGCGGTCCTCGAGGACCCGGTGGGGACCCCTCCCTACCGCGGGCGTGACGCGATCGCTCGGTTCTTGAGGCCCTCGAAAGCGACGATCGAGCGCGGAGAGTTCTCCGTCGGAGAGATCTTCGCGTGCGGCAACGAGTGCACGGCGCGCTGGACGGTGCGCGCGTGGTTCAAGACCGGCCAGCACGTCGTCATCGAAGGCACGGGGCTCTTCGTGTTCGACGAGGAGCGCAAGATCCGTCAGATCCGAGAGTTCTGGGACTCGCCAGAGCTGAAGGCGCTCATGTCCGGCGCCTGA
- a CDS encoding ATP-binding protein — protein sequence MNLDEVSIVGRAVAGAPSRERSATWLEGLEELIAALAAASTLQDLADCVLGKGLAGLGADAAAVLIFEGDRLVLCRGTGLPEAKLAGLQAHGLAGATSIAEAARTGCPVFVGGEAAVPIVAAGTVYGSIALWFGPDRHLDAEEQAYVRLVGRQCGLALERERMREELERTRQVARDAERRKDDFMALLGHELRNPLSPILTALYLMRIKGYEGEAEREVIERQVKHLVTLVDDLLDVSRLTRGKLTLQKRPVELSRVLSRAIELASPLYEQKRHQLSVDVPADGLVVGVDEKRMAQVLANLLTNAAKYTDAGGRILVAARRDGAEAVVRVRDNGVGIPDKLLNEVFDPFVQGERGMDRAGGGLGLGLALVQSLVGLHGGSVTAYSDGPGRGSEFIVRLPLVGQVSALREPTPVPQPPPAKKAGSSRRVLVVDDNIDAVRMLAELLAAHGHEVRAAFDGPQALSLLGKFDPEVAILDIGLPVMDGYELAREMRAVLGQRVTLIAVTGYGQEHDRKRAIEAGFSHHFVKPVDGPALLERVGLIRESVKA from the coding sequence ATGAATCTCGATGAGGTGTCGATCGTGGGTCGAGCCGTGGCGGGAGCTCCTTCGCGCGAGCGCTCGGCCACGTGGCTCGAAGGGCTCGAGGAGCTGATCGCCGCGCTCGCCGCGGCCTCCACCCTGCAAGACCTGGCCGACTGCGTCCTCGGAAAGGGCCTCGCCGGGCTCGGCGCGGATGCGGCGGCGGTCCTGATCTTCGAGGGCGATCGCCTCGTCCTCTGCCGCGGGACCGGCCTGCCCGAGGCGAAGCTCGCGGGCTTGCAGGCGCACGGGCTCGCGGGGGCGACCTCGATCGCGGAGGCCGCGCGGACAGGCTGCCCGGTGTTCGTCGGGGGCGAGGCCGCCGTGCCCATCGTGGCGGCGGGGACCGTGTACGGCAGCATCGCCCTGTGGTTCGGGCCCGACAGGCACCTCGACGCCGAGGAGCAGGCCTACGTGCGGCTCGTCGGCCGCCAGTGTGGCCTCGCGCTCGAGCGCGAGCGGATGCGCGAGGAGCTCGAGCGCACCCGGCAGGTCGCGCGCGACGCCGAGCGCCGCAAGGACGACTTCATGGCCCTGCTCGGCCACGAGCTGCGAAACCCCCTCTCGCCCATCCTGACCGCGCTGTACCTGATGCGGATCAAAGGCTACGAGGGCGAGGCCGAGCGCGAGGTCATCGAGCGGCAGGTCAAGCACCTGGTCACGCTCGTCGACGACCTGCTCGACGTCTCACGGCTCACGCGCGGCAAGCTCACGCTCCAGAAGCGGCCCGTCGAGCTTTCGCGGGTGCTCTCGCGCGCCATCGAGCTCGCCAGCCCCCTCTACGAGCAGAAGCGCCACCAGCTCAGCGTCGACGTGCCGGCCGATGGGCTCGTCGTCGGCGTCGACGAGAAGCGCATGGCGCAGGTGCTCGCGAACCTGCTCACGAACGCGGCCAAGTACACGGACGCGGGCGGCCGCATCCTGGTGGCGGCGCGGCGCGATGGCGCCGAGGCCGTGGTCCGGGTGCGCGACAACGGCGTGGGCATCCCGGACAAGCTCCTGAACGAGGTCTTCGACCCGTTCGTGCAGGGAGAGCGCGGGATGGATCGGGCGGGCGGGGGGCTCGGGCTCGGGCTCGCGCTCGTGCAGAGCCTGGTCGGGCTGCACGGCGGCTCGGTGACCGCGTACAGCGACGGCCCCGGGCGAGGCAGCGAGTTTATCGTGCGGCTGCCGCTCGTCGGTCAGGTCTCGGCGCTGCGAGAGCCCACGCCGGTCCCGCAGCCGCCGCCGGCGAAGAAGGCGGGCAGCTCGCGGCGGGTGCTCGTGGTCGACGACAACATCGACGCGGTGCGGATGCTGGCCGAGCTGCTCGCGGCGCACGGCCACGAGGTGCGCGCGGCCTTCGACGGGCCCCAGGCGCTCTCCCTGCTCGGCAAGTTCGACCCCGAGGTGGCCATCCTCGACATCGGCCTGCCGGTGATGGACGGCTACGAGCTGGCGCGCGAGATGCGCGCGGTGCTCGGCCAGCGCGTCACGCTCATCGCGGTGACCGGCTACGGGCAGGAGCACGACCGCAAGCGCGCGATCGAGGCGGGCTTCTCGCACCACTTCGTCAAGCCCGTCGACGGGCCCGCGCTGCTCGAGCGTGTCGGATTGATTCGTGAGAGCGTGAAGGCCTGA
- a CDS encoding glycosyltransferase, with translation MRSTEIMMMSRDVIGQTSAVASRGRNADIVCFSPLRWNFVFRRPQHLLTRVALEHRVFFFEDPVMDEGPPRLAVRPAHPGVWVVVPHLPPHLWEHKMPWLRDMVRQLLRGHAVSDYILWYYTPKAMAFTQGLEPLAVVYDCMAELTALEQAPYSRLLEAELLRCADVVFTDGPSLHASRRELHPNVHLLPSGTDAHHFLRARRPANRDEPFDQASIPEPRIGFFGTIDERIDLELLAAVADTRPEWQIVLLGPTKIEPAALPVRSNIHWIGAKRYEELPAYLAGWDVALLPLVRNAWTRFANPTQTLEYLAGGKPVVATLIRDVVRPYAELGIARIAQGTDDFVLAIEACLREGPTARAERLCRIDGILAQMSWDRVHARLREILQSCIAAKAAALAARNRQSA, from the coding sequence ATGCGCTCGACAGAAATCATGATGATGAGCCGCGACGTGATCGGTCAAACGAGTGCGGTCGCGAGCCGCGGCCGCAATGCGGACATCGTGTGTTTTTCTCCGCTCCGATGGAATTTCGTCTTCCGCAGGCCGCAACATTTGCTCACGCGCGTCGCGCTCGAGCATCGGGTCTTCTTCTTCGAGGACCCCGTGATGGACGAGGGCCCCCCGCGGCTCGCCGTCCGACCCGCGCACCCCGGCGTGTGGGTCGTGGTCCCGCACCTGCCCCCTCACCTGTGGGAGCATAAAATGCCGTGGCTGCGCGACATGGTGCGCCAGCTCCTGCGGGGCCACGCGGTCAGCGATTACATCCTCTGGTATTACACGCCGAAGGCCATGGCGTTCACGCAGGGGCTCGAGCCCCTCGCCGTCGTTTACGATTGCATGGCCGAGCTCACGGCGCTCGAGCAGGCGCCCTATTCGAGGCTCCTCGAGGCCGAGCTGCTCCGGTGCGCCGACGTCGTCTTCACCGACGGCCCGAGCCTCCACGCGTCGAGGCGCGAGCTGCACCCGAACGTCCACCTTTTGCCCAGCGGCACCGACGCGCACCATTTCTTGCGCGCGCGCAGACCCGCGAACCGCGACGAACCCTTCGACCAGGCATCCATTCCCGAGCCGCGCATCGGGTTTTTCGGGACCATCGACGAGCGCATCGACCTCGAGCTGCTGGCCGCCGTGGCCGATACGCGCCCGGAGTGGCAGATCGTCCTCCTGGGGCCCACGAAGATCGAGCCCGCGGCGCTGCCCGTGAGGTCGAACATCCACTGGATCGGCGCGAAGCGATACGAGGAGCTGCCCGCTTATCTCGCGGGCTGGGACGTGGCGCTCCTCCCCCTCGTGCGCAATGCCTGGACGAGATTCGCGAACCCGACCCAGACCCTCGAATACCTCGCGGGCGGCAAGCCCGTGGTCGCGACGCTCATCCGCGACGTGGTCCGGCCCTACGCCGAGCTCGGCATTGCCCGCATCGCGCAGGGCACCGACGATTTCGTGCTCGCCATCGAGGCCTGCCTGAGGGAGGGCCCGACCGCCCGCGCCGAGCGGCTCTGCCGCATCGACGGCATCCTCGCCCAGATGTCGTGGGACCGCGTGCACGCCCGCCTCCGGGAGATCCTGCAATCCTGCATCGCCGCGAAAGCCGCCGCGCTGGCCGCGCGCAACCGCCAGAGCGCCTGA